In Clostridia bacterium, the DNA window TAGAACTGAATACTTCGAGTATAAGAGACTGCTAAATTCTGCTCGGGACAAATAAATGAGTTGAATTAAGGATTTAATATGGATGAATATGTTGTAATAAACGGTAAAAAGTACAGAAAGGGTTATACTACAGGGTCATGTGCAGCAGCAGCTTCAAAGGCTGCTGTCATGATGCTGGTTTTGGGAAAGCAAGTGGACAGGGTGAGTATTGATACTCCAGCCGGGGTAAGGCTTACCCTGGATGTCACTGATGTGGCGTTTTCTCCAGGAAGTGTAAAATGCTCTGTCTTAAAAGATGGTGGAGATGACCCTGACATGACCTCTGGACTTAAGGTTTTTGCAGAAGCATACTTTTCAGGGCAAAAAGGTGTAAGGGTTTTGGCGGGGGAAGGCATTGGTACTGTTACTCTGCCCGGACTTAAGGTGGAAGCAGGGAAGCCGGCTATAAATCCTGTTCCCATGAAAATGATACTGAAGGAAGTACAGGAAGTGTTTGCCGGAGATAATGGGGTTGAAATCCTGCTAAGTGTACCCGGGGGTAGGAAAATCTCTGAAAACACCTACAATCCCAAGCTTGGCATCGTTGGGGGGATCTCGATACTGGGAACCACTGGAATAGTCACACCCATGTCGGAGGAGGCGTGGAAGGAATCGATAGCCATGGAATTAGACATTGCTGCTGCCAGAGGATACAGGAACATAGTATTCACCTTCGGAAACTATGGGGAAAACTTTGCCGTAAAGCAGCTGGGGGTTCATAAGGAAAAAGTGATAAAAATTAGCAACTTTGTGGGATATATGCTGGACAAGGCTGTACACTGCCAAATAGAGGGTATACTGCTTGTAGGACATCTCGGAAAGCTGATTAAGGTAGCGTCAGGGATATTTCACACACACAGCAGGGTCGCAGACGC includes these proteins:
- the cbiD gene encoding cobalt-precorrin-5B (C(1))-methyltransferase CbiD, whose protein sequence is MDEYVVINGKKYRKGYTTGSCAAAASKAAVMMLVLGKQVDRVSIDTPAGVRLTLDVTDVAFSPGSVKCSVLKDGGDDPDMTSGLKVFAEAYFSGQKGVRVLAGEGIGTVTLPGLKVEAGKPAINPVPMKMILKEVQEVFAGDNGVEILLSVPGGRKISENTYNPKLGIVGGISILGTTGIVTPMSEEAWKESIAMELDIAAARGYRNIVFTFGNYGENFAVKQLGVHKEKVIKISNFVGYMLDKAVHCQIEGILLVGHLGKLIKVASGIFHTHSRVADARMETLSAYAALEGADIELVRRVYACKTTDAAAALIQEAGIPGVFDRVAESAARKCREYTFNKIRCGTVLFNKDDSLLSTDTNAKEILKEIRSCNQV